In Rhodamnia argentea isolate NSW1041297 chromosome 5, ASM2092103v1, whole genome shotgun sequence, the DNA window aatattggacatttttctgtatttttgtgacctcgaaaagtattttttatgatttttcaagtattttcttattttcctaaaatattaaaaaaaatgcgaaaaatatgaaaaattattttttgttccaaattggttccttaagcttggccaaggcttccaatgttgattttttaattttttgattttttgtgaattttttaatgaattttggaaaataaaactaaaggaaaaccgactaaaaattcaggtgtcaacagcgaGCTCTTCGACCAAAGCTTTCATGTCCGAGTCCGAGGACCCTCCATCCTCGATAGCCCTCCTCGCCGTGGCCGCGAGTAGCTTGGCTCTGTCTCTCATCGCCTCCACTTCATCCCCCGCCATGACTTGCCTCAGAGCCCTCTCGATCCTGTCTTTGCTCACTATCTCTCTGTCCGCGACTATGCCCACCCACTGTTGAGCCCCAACCTCTACACCGACCCTCAGCACTCGGGTCACCAGCTTCTCGTTGTAGAACTGCTCTGCGAAGACCGGCCATGTCACCATCGGCAACCCCGCGCATATCCCTTCAAGGGTCGAGTTCCATCCACAGTGCGTCACGAACGCCCCAATCGCCTTGTGATCGAGGATCAATACCTGAGGTGCCCACTCCCGAATCATTAGTCCCGTGTTTTCCAGTTTCATCCTCTCCTCGAATCCTCTCGGGAGCCACTCCTCATTGCCACTGGCCTCGTCCTTGCCCTCACCGCCTCCATCGGCTTTTCGGATGACCCAGATGAACTGCTGCCCTGAGGCCTCGAGCGCAAGCGAGATCTCCCGGAGCTGATTGGGGGAGAACTTCGCCACGCTCCCGAAGCAGATGTAAATAACCGAATTAGGATCTTTCGAGTCTAGCCATTGTAGGCACTCGTGTTCATCGACCATGGCCTTCTTTCCTCTCCTAGCCTTGTCTTCAATGTCCCTGTTGCACAATGAGACTGGACCAATGTGCCAGGCTCTCCTTCCTAGCACATTCCTGTAGTAATCAGCATAGTCAGGCTCTAGCTCGTAGAAGCTGTTGACTATGACCCCGAAGCTTTGAACCTCGGATTCCTTGACCTCACGGG includes these proteins:
- the LOC115737170 gene encoding scopoletin glucosyltransferase-like, which produces MGSKSLRLLRIFFFPFMAHGHILPTIDMAKLFASRGLKATIITTPLNAPIFAQTIQRTQKLMTKIDVETVEFPSLEAGLPPGCENLDSVASQEMALKFFKATEMLKQPLEDLLNKDPPDCLVADMFFPWATDVAQRLGVPRIVFHGTSFFALCATECIRLHEPHKNVSSDSDPFAIPNFPHEIKLTRKQLPEYLRSGVENDIMRLTREVKESEVQSFGVIVNSFYELEPDYADYYRNVLGRRAWHIGPVSLCNRDIEDKARRGKKAMVDEHECLQWLDSKDPNSVIYICFGSVAKFSPNQLREISLALEASGQQFIWVIRKADGGGEGKDEASGNEEWLPRGFEERMKLENTGLMIREWAPQVLILDHKAIGAFVTHCGWNSTLEGICAGLPMVTWPVFAEQFYNEKLVTRVLRVGVEVGAQQWVGIVADREIVSKDRIERALRQVMAGDEVEAMRDRAKLLAATARRAIEDGGSSDSDMKALVEELAVDT